CTGTCAAGCGCACTGCGCATACCGGGTCGCCGACAACCTTCCGGGACTGGGCCGAACGTGAACTCAAGCCGCTCGTTGTCAGCTGAACTGGGTCCAGCGCCCACTCTCGCCCGCAAGCGCTCAAGTCCTCGGACCCCCGCCCTTCCCACAGTCGGGAACGCGGCCCGTAGGCGGATCCACTTCCGCGCATGCCTCAAGGCGCGGACGCCTGAGCTGCCACGGCCGCGCGTAACCGGCCGGATCAAGGCGGGCCGAGTTGTTGCCCACTTTGGGTGATGATCGTTGGCGGGCGATGGTGCCGTGGAGTTCAGGCTTGGGTGATGTCGGGGAGACTCCACGTCGTGTCGAACGCGGGTTGTTCGGGTCCGTAGATGCGGAAGTAGGTGAACCATCCGGCGTCGGGGATGGTTTTGATCCATTTCTGCTCGGCGTCGCGGGGTGGGTTGGGTCCGAAGTGGAGGGTGATCGAGTCCTCGTTGCCGAGATTGTCGAGGTCGAAGAGGGAACTGATCAACGCGTTGCCCTGGTCGGTTTGGATCTGGCTACGTGTGCGGGCGTCGTAGACCGTGACGCTCCAGAAGAGCTTGCCCGGTACGGGTAGTGGCACGGTGAGCGTGTAATTGTTGGAGCCGTTCAGGTACGCACCAGTGGAGTCTCGGGAGCCGAGCCAGTAGAGCGATCCGGCCTTGGTATCGCGGCGGAACATGGCCGGGCTCGCCCCGATGGCCTGGAAGAACCACTTGTCACGCGCTTCACTGTCCAGAGCTTGCGGACCTTCGAAGTCACCGTTCTCGAAGCGCAGCGCCGCCCATTCCCATTGGATGCCGGGCCACACGACACGGTCGGGGCGACGGTCTGCGAGCGACTCCACCCGCAACTGGGCATCCGCTTCCACCGCTGCCGCCTCCAGAATCCGGCGCATCCGTTCATCCGGTGCGAACAATGAGCCCTTCTCGATCCCCAACGCGCCAAGCTCGCCGTACGCAACCGCGAACCTTTCCAGCGGAGGCTCGGTCTGCACGATCTCATTCAGCGCCTCCCAGAAGGCGAAACTCCCCTCGACCGCGTTCGGGGTGGTGTCCTGCGGCAACGAGTCCAGATCAATGAACTCCGGCTCCACCCAGT
This region of Planctomonas sp. JC2975 genomic DNA includes:
- a CDS encoding DUF1254 domain-containing protein, whose product is MVSEYEFVGGYPTPETVRAAYDAVDLNRAIQCYRLFFPTVSGLAIMRGNAVLGLELNERFGTLATKPMHVGLTLNSDTPYAPLLLDLTDGPFVIEMPAGPLICIAMDLNQRWVLDMGLPGPDAGAGGKHLLLPPGFDGEIPGGFHVGRSSTNKVIVGIRSLPLGGDVPAATARLSTVAVHPLTPGADWVEPEFIDLDSLPQDTTPNAVEGSFAFWEALNEIVQTEPPLERFAVAYGELGALGIEKGSLFAPDERMRRILEAAAVEADAQLRVESLADRRPDRVVWPGIQWEWAALRFENGDFEGPQALDSEARDKWFFQAIGASPAMFRRDTKAGSLYWLGSRDSTGAYLNGSNNYTLTVPLPVPGKLFWSVTVYDARTRSQIQTDQGNALISSLFDLDNLGNEDSITLHFGPNPPRDAEQKWIKTIPDAGWFTYFRIYGPEQPAFDTTWSLPDITQA